A region from the Benincasa hispida cultivar B227 chromosome 8, ASM972705v1, whole genome shotgun sequence genome encodes:
- the LOC120083642 gene encoding pollen receptor-like kinase 4, which yields MPTGVRVAGLMRAPAPTISAASLFLFFFLSSSCIMMAFSATDAETLLQFKRSLTSAAALNNWHPSVPPCDNHKANWAGVLCLNGHVRGLRLENMGLKGEVNVNPLVSLTRLRTLSFMNNTLVGSWPPVISKLGSLRSVYLSYNHFSGEIPDDAFSGMKFLKKVFLTNNEFTGNIPSSLASLSRLMELRLDGNKFKGQIPQLEMDTLKKLNVSNNELEGPIPSSLIHMDPTCFSGNSDLCGDPLPACGKAAISSSGLLKIAVIMIILGVTLAVVAAIFIILNLRSQPAALQLGKGSPGIIIEEDQNKYTNAKPMATAAAGEGYRSTESSVAQASKRGAEHGKLLFVRDDRERFDLQDLLRASAEILGSGSFGSSYKATILCNAVVVKRYKHMNNVGREEFHEHMRRLGRLTHPNLLPLVAYYYRKEEKLLISDFVDNGSLASHLHGNHNLEETGLDWATRLKIIRGIARGLSYLYTSLPNIVAAHGHLKSSNVLLDESMEPLLTDYGLIPVANLEQGQSLMMAYKSPEYAQVGRITKKTDVWSFGIVILEMITGRFPENYLTRNHDSKADLASWVNNMIKEKKTQLVFDAELGRARESNKGELLKMLKIALSCCEEDVDRRLDFNQVVAQIEDLNDEDLSDNDDGDNFSPTSRHSQIPV from the exons ATGCCAACGGGCGTGCGCGTGGCGGGGCTTATGCGCGCACCGGCCCCAACCATCAGCGCCGCTTCCCTCTTcctattcttcttcctttcatcCTCATGCATAATGATGGCATTCTCGGCCACAGACGCCGAGACGCTGCTTCAATTCAAGCGGTCCTTGACCTCGGCCGCGGCTCTTAACAACTGGCACCCCTCGGTCCCTCCTTGCGACAACCACAAGGCAAATTGGGCGGGTGTGCTTTGCTTGAATGGGCATGTTAGGGGTCTAAGGCTTGAGAATATGGGGCTTAAGGGAGAAGTTAATGTGAATCCTCTTGTTTCTTTGACTCGTTTGCGCACACTCAGCTTCATGAACAACACATTGGTTGGGTCTTGGCCCCCTGTTATAAGCAAATTAGGGAGTTTACGGTCTGTTTATCTTTCTTATAACCATTTTTCAGGAGAAATCCCAGACGATGCCTTTTCGGGTATGAAATTTTTGAAGAAAGTGTTTTTGACCAATAATGAATTCACCGGCAACATTCCCTCATCTCTCGCTTCACTGTCTAGGCTTATGGAGTTGAGACTTGATGGAAACAAATTCAAAGGCCAAATCCCTCAACTTGAAATGGATACTTTGAAGAAACTTAATGTTTCCAACAATGAATTGGAGGGCCCAATTCCTAGTAGCTTAATCCATATGGATCCTACCTGCTTTTCAG GTAACAGTGATCTATGTGGGGATCCTCTACCAGCATGCGGGAAGGCCGCGATATCATCCTCAGGGCTGCTAAAAATCGCAGTGATAATGATAATTTTGGGGGTAACGTTAGCAGTGGTAGCTGCAATTTTCATCATATTGAATTTGAGGAGCCAGCCAGCTGCATTGCAACTAGGGAAGGGGAGTCCAGGCATTATAATTGAAGAGGATCAAAACAAATACACGAATGCTAAGCCAATGGCAACGGCAGCGGCAGGAGAAGGATACAGATCGACGGAGTCGTCAGTGGCTCAGGCTTCGAAGAGAGGGGCTGAACATGGGAAACTGTTGTTCGTGAGGGATGACAGGGAGAGGTTCGATTTACAGGACCTCTTAAGAGCGTCGGCGGAAATACTTGGGAGTGGCTCATTTGGTTCTTCTTATAAAGCAACTATACTTTGTAATGCTGTGGTGGTGAAGCGTTATAAGCATATGAACAATGTGGGAAGAGAGGAGTTTCATGAGCATATGAGAAGGCTGGGTAGATTGACTCATCCAAATTTACTCCCTTTGGTTGCTTATTACTACAGGAAGGAAGAGAAGCTCTTGATTTCGGACTTTGTGGATAATGGGAGTTTGGCCAGCCATCTGCATG GGAACCACAACCTAGAAGAGACAGGGCTGGATTGGGCAACAAGATTGAAGATCATTAGAGGAATAGCAAGAGGGTTATCTTACTTGTACACATCGTTGCCAAACATAGTAGCAGCCCACGGGCATCTGAAATCTTCAAACGTACTTCTTGATGAATCAATGGAGCCTCTACTGACGGATTACGGTCTAATCCCAGTAGCCAACCTAGAGCAGGGGCAGAGCCTGATGATGGCTTACAAATCCCCGGAGTACGCGCAAGTCGGGCGCATAACTAAGAAGACCGACGTGTGGAGCTTCGGCATTGTGATTCTGGAGATGATAACGGGTCGGTTCCCAGAGAACTACCTGACTCGGAACCACGACTCGAAAGCTGACCTAGCGAGTTGGGTTAACAACATGATCAAGGAAAAGAAGACTCAACTAGTGTTCGATGCAGAGCTGGGGCGAGCTAGGGAAAGCAATAAAGGGGAGTTGCTGAAAATGCTAAAGATTGCGTTAAGTTGCTGTGAGGAAGATGTGGACAGACGGTTGGATTTCAATCAAGTAGTTGCACAAATTGAAGATTTGAATGATGAAGATTTGAGTGATAATGACGATGGAGATAACTTCTCTCCAACTTCTCGTCATTCGCAAATTCCTGTTTGA